The following coding sequences lie in one Kwoniella dendrophila CBS 6074 chromosome 10, complete sequence genomic window:
- a CDS encoding phosphatidylserine decarboxylase produces the protein MTDAIDKSVPKEHHRHTVGHWHSQDKRHHHKFLNDTVEHVDNNPKPLHPILQEFKEVVDKSTRLTMLFALMFEQIPDNKEYLKDPTGESQVRDFEHLLKLMNHVISTAPHWTDAGHKVGMVGVPVNALLDWPMGTSAGFTVFQDPLVNDYIKKILDVWGKYLTSPESASVLGTGKTDWFGKTGIESLEEVANKASGTNKKFEELFQCDPKAEHHGFTSWDNFFTREYKWENRPIAEPENDNVIVNACESKVYKVGKDIKERDKFWVKGQPYSTLDILDFDKDYAKEFIGGTIYQAFLSALSYHRWHSPVSGTIKKINLVQGTYYSEPLFVDFQANQAADSNGETTSQEYLSCTATRSIIFIEADNPKIGLMAFIGIGMTEVSTCDNTVKEGQHVNKGDELGMFHFGGSTHCLLFRKGVKVSGFPEPSDHNVPVRSKLCVVE, from the exons ATGACTGATGCGATAGATAAAAGTGTACCTAAAGAACATCACAGGCATACT GTTGGTCATTGGCATTCACAAGATAAACGACATCATCATaaatttttgaatgataCTGTTGAACATGTCGATAACAATCCTAAACCATTACATCCAATCTTACAAGAATTTAAAGAAGTAGTGGATAAGAGTACAAGGTTAACAATGCTGTTTGCCCTTATGTTTGAACAA ATTCCAGACAATAAAGAGTACTTAAAAGATCCAACTGGTGAATCACAAGTCAGAGATTTTGAACATTTATTAAAACTTATGAATCATGTAATCTCAACTGCACCACATTGGACTGATGCAGGTCATAAAGTTGGTATGGTTGGTGTACCTGTGAATGCTTTATTAGATTGGCCAATGGGTACTTCAGCTGGTTTTACTGTTTTCCAAGATCCATTAGTTAATGATTAT ATTAAGAAAATCCTTGACGTTTGGGGTAAATACCTTAcatcacctgaatcagcaTCAGTTTTAGGTACTGGTAAAACTGATTGGTTTGGTAAAACTGGTATTGAAAGTTTAGAAGAAGTTGCAAATAAAGCTAGTGGTACAAATAAgaaatttgaagaattattcCAATGTGATccaaaagctgaacatcaTGGATTCACATCATGGGATAATTTCTTTACAAGAGAATATAAATGGGAAAATAGACCTAtagctgaacctgaaaatgataatgttatAGTTAACGCATGTGAATCAAAAGTATATAAAGTTggtaaagatatcaaagaaagagataaatttTGGGTAAAAGGTCAACCATATTCTACATTAGATAtattagattttgataaagattaCGCTAAAGAATTTATTGGTGGTACGATATATCAAGCGTTTTTGAGTGCTTTATCATATCATAGATGGCATTCACCTGTATCAGgaacaattaaaaaaatTAATTTAGTTCAAGGTACTTATTATTCTGAACCTTTGTTTGTAGATTTCCAAGCAAATCAAGCAGCAGATTCAAATGGTGAAACTACTTCACAAGAATATTTATCTTGTACAGcaacaagatcaattatTTTCATCGAAGCTGATAATCCAAAAATTGGTTTAATGGCTtttattggtattggtatgACAGAAGTTTCGACTTGTGATAATACTGTAAAAGAAGGTCAACATGTgaataaaggtgatgaattagg AATGTTCCATTTCGGTGGTTCGACACATTGTTTATTGTTCAGAAAAGGTGTTAAAGTATCTGGATTCCCAGAACCATCAGATCACAACGTACCTGTAAGAAGTAAATTATGCGTAGTAGAATAA